From Taeniopygia guttata chromosome 29, bTaeGut7.mat, whole genome shotgun sequence, a single genomic window includes:
- the LOC100226112 gene encoding serine/threonine-protein kinase pim-3-like, whose protein sequence is MEKVGSGCQNIIQLLDWFELPDSFILVLERPGASRDLLEFLQEQDQGFLCEEQARWLFCQVLEAVRHCTACGVLHRDIKPENLLVDPESGDLKLIDFGCGTFLQERAFTDFAGTRVYSPPEWTWLGCYHGHAATIWSLGVLLYVMVCGSLPFQDDQAIVLGKLFFRRQLSPELQHLIRWCLAKHPADRPELEEISRHHWVWGRRF, encoded by the exons atggagaaggtgggctctggctgccagaacatcatccagctgctcgactggtttgagctgccgGATAGCTTCATCCTGGTGCTGGAGCGTCCGGGGGCATCACGGGATCTCCTGgagttcctgcaggagcaggaccaggggttcctgtgcgaggagcaggcgcgctggcttttctgccaggtgctggaggccgtgcggcactgcactgcctgcggcgtcctgcaccgggacatcaagccggagaacctcctcgtggacccggagagcggcgacctgaagctcatcgacttcggttgcggcaccttcctccaggagcgggccttcaCGGActttgccg gaacgcgcgtgtacagcccgcccgagtggacCTGGCTGGGTTgctaccacggccacgcggccaccatctggtccctgggcgtgctgctgtacgtcatggtctgcggcagcctccccttccaggacgaccAAGCCATCGTGCTGGGGAAGCTCTTCTTCCGGCggcagctctctccag agctccagcacctgatccgatggtgtttggccaagcaccctgcggacaggccggagctggaggagatctCGCGCCACCATTGGGTGtggggccggcgtttttga